A stretch of DNA from Spirosoma endbachense:
CAAAGCGGTTCTGTTCGTTGCCATAATTGTAATTGGCGGGATAATTTTGAACCGTTTTATCATCGAACAAGGCTTCAGGTAAACCATACCAGTGTTCCAGAGAGGTCAAACCAGCTTTCGCGGTAGCCAATGCGTTCATACGGGCGACTTCCAGTTGAGCATGGTGGCAGGCTGATCGCAACCCTAATTTTTTGTTTTCTTCCAGAGCTGCCCGGAATATATTCGGTTCAGCACCGAAGAATTTGATGCCATCGGCGCCCCGTTTGGCATTTTGCTGCACCCAGGCACGAGCCTGCTCGGGCGTACTGATCGGCTCTTTTGCGCCCTGCCCGAACACGGTATAGGCTTTTATTCGTGGAGCCGTAATTTCATTCCGTTCACTTTTGGCGCGGTGTTCAAGCACCCAGTCGAGGCCGTTTCCGCACGATGGGTCACGAATGGTCGTAATACCATGCCCAAGCCAGAGTTTGAAAACATATTCAGCATTCGCACCCTGCGCCTGCCCGCCAATGTGGCCGTGCATATCCACGAAACCGGGCATCAGATACATTCCTTCGCAGTTCAGTTCTTTATCGCCCGGAGCCGCTTTTGGGCGACCTTTGGGATCAATTGGAACGCCCGGATAACCAACTTGTTTAATCTGAACAATGCGGTTCTTTTCGACCACAATATCCATCGGGCCGACTGGTGGAGCGCCTGTACTGTTCACAAGCGTAACGCCCCGAATGATTAGTTTTCCGAATGGGCCTTCGCCTTCCTGGCGCGGAGGAGATTTCTCAACCTGAGCCGTCAGGGAATGAAAAATAAAAAAAGTACAGTAAACAATTAACAGGAGTCGAGAGTAAGGTTGTATCATGACTGGGTAATTATTTGGTAAAGAGTTGTAAGATAAGCGAAACTGGCTGATTTTTGCCGGACCGAATTCCGTAGTAATCTATGTTTGTTCAGAAAAACTTCCTACTCATTGTTCTCGCCCTGGCCGTTATATTCGCTTTCGCCATGAAAGCGACCATCTTCCAGCAGCAACCGACTGGCAATTCAGGCACAGCTAACGCAGCCCCGGCAGATTTCGGTAGTTACTGGTTTACGGGTAAAGCTGAGTTGAACAGCTATCGGCTCGAACAGGCGCAGTACGGAGCGCTCAATCCGGGCGAAGCAGTGCTGATTTTTGTGACGGAAGATTTCCGAACCGACAAACAGGTAAAATCAGAAACACCAGAAAGCCACGATAAATCGGTGCCAGTCCTTAAAACGAATATATCAAAAAAATTCGTGACCGGTATTTACGATTATTCACTCTTTACATCGGTCTTCACCCCAATTAGCAATCCACTATTCCCAAACACGCTGAAAGTCAGCACATCAGGACAGGAATGGTGCGGTCATAGCTATATTCAGCTCAACTACCGCAACAATGGCTACTTGGTGAATGGGAAATCGTATTTCGAGAAAGAGGTTGACGAAGACTACACGGTTGAGAAAGCCATGCTGGAAGATGAACTCTGGAATCGAATCCGGATAAATCCAGACAAACTTCCTACCGGCGAAATTCAGCTAATTCCCGGTACAATGGCGGCCCGATTGCGCCACAAACGACTTG
This window harbors:
- a CDS encoding amidohydrolase family protein, whose protein sequence is MIQPYSRLLLIVYCTFFIFHSLTAQVEKSPPRQEGEGPFGKLIIRGVTLVNSTGAPPVGPMDIVVEKNRIVQIKQVGYPGVPIDPKGRPKAAPGDKELNCEGMYLMPGFVDMHGHIGGQAQGANAEYVFKLWLGHGITTIRDPSCGNGLDWVLEHRAKSERNEITAPRIKAYTVFGQGAKEPISTPEQARAWVQQNAKRGADGIKFFGAEPNIFRAALEENKKLGLRSACHHAQLEVARMNALATAKAGLTSLEHWYGLPEALFDDKTVQNYPANYNYGNEQNRFEEAGNLWQQAAKPGTDRWNKVMDELIALDFTLDPTFNIYEANRELMLARRAEWHDDYTMPSLWRFYGPSRISHGSYWHSWGTEQEVAWKKNYQLWMEFINEYKNRGGRVTAGSDSGFIYQLYGFAYIRELELLRESGFHPLEVIRAATLKGAEALGMADQIGSVEVGKLADFVIIDQNPLANLKVLYGTGAIHLNDKNEVERVGGVTYTVKDGVVYDAKKLLADVRKMVADAKQKENFEISQPGVAPKPGKVSSGKN